A DNA window from Oscarella lobularis chromosome 8, ooOscLobu1.1, whole genome shotgun sequence contains the following coding sequences:
- the LOC136190257 gene encoding ubiquitin carboxyl-terminal hydrolase 37-like isoform X3, with the protein MKPLNFSKTFEKFSVGGEVRTGSRSSANRVVPYLGELELVCDDLTTTCIARRSQPRIEKSFQLTDNIKSVQLDDAKLSLYVLLKDGQYFRVASNHMGDQRYKFNRDVKRFSKAMIAIMENDLDAFIDVTGFRAGLSLSKLKKPDLSSRDDDTSKQRKRVHQDKSESALSKRPSPPRKEKENETNSLPDDPLTSHEPTTPENVKKASPLSFYKADRERYASPFDKSLTLDMMTSPPRRHILQQPSTPKRKPHFSARAATLVSKATEPKLRHPPRSLMDGLTKADGGQLKPGFRPLDDASNRALALSQKTNTAMTSLGLHRRDDDDDENKGFTNLGNTCYMNAILQALLSLKAFTMDLANDALLRAVNRKSFYGCMYRLMRDVETGAIKTVQNIHLAEFKKCLEMGSSKFSGYSQHDAHEFLAECLSRLEEDVKGVNGRSVTEGEQRSPISLNFESCVESKTTCKECKYETELEESYHSFSLDIPQPDVLPKPSLQLMLERYFQDEVVERTCPQCSCKRSIRSQSFRRLPRYAFLRALMIFFNLDRILILLVKRYEVTVADDGVELKKRSDSVTIPCRIGVDSICQPSVEKPPQMKSKRTNEKLESKSVTEMTEDEQIELALKQSLLESTPKDDEGAKKQNDNGGGATPESDETENDPVPRGSADLTYDLVSVVSHLGEASSAGHYVADIYDVAKDAWKSCNDSIVSKTSESRVRKERGSCGYIFFFAQRQTLSSLKSS; encoded by the exons ATGAAACCGCTGAACTTCAGCAAGACGTTCGAGAAGTTTTCCGTTGGCGGCGAAGTTCGCACGggatcgcgatcgtcggcgaatcgcgtcgttccATATCTCGGCGAACTCGAACTCGTTTGCGACGATCTCACCACGACGTGCATCGCACGACGATCACAGCCGCGTATCGAAAAGTCGTTTCAG CTAACTGACAATATCAAGTCGGTtcaactcgacgacgcgaaattGAGCCTCTACGTCCTCTTGAAAGACGGGCAATATTTCCGCGTCGCTTCCAATCACATGGGCGACCAGCGCTACAAGTTCAATCGAGATGTGAAGAGATTCTCGAAGGCTATGATTGCGATCATGGAGAACGATTTGGACGCTTTTATTGACG tgACTGGATTTCGTGCCGGATTGAGTCTATCAAAGTTGAAG AAGCCGGATTTGTCTTCAAGGGACGATGAC ACTTCCaaacaacgaaaacgagTACATCAGGATAAATCGGAG agTGCCTTGTCTAAAAGACCATCTCCACCgcgtaaagaaaaagaaaatgaaactaATTCACTTCCCGACGAC CCTCTGACTTCTCATGAACCAACGACTCCCG aaaacgtcaaaaaagcgtCTCCATTATCATTCTATAAAGCAGATCGAGAACGATACGCGTCTCCCTTCGATAAAAGCTTGACATTAGatatgatgacgtcgccgcctcgaCGTCACATTTTGCAACaaccgtcgacgccgaaacggAAGCCGCACTTCTCGGCGCGGGCGGCGACGTTGGTAAGCAAAGCGACCGAGCCCAAGCTTCGTCATCCTCCGAGGTCCCTAATGGATGGATTGACGAAAGCAGACGGGGGACAACTGAAACCGGGTTTTCGTCCTCTCGATGAtgcgtcgaatcgagcgTTGGCGCTCTCGCAGAAGACGAATaccgcgatgacgtcgcttgGGCTtcatcgacgagacgacgacgacgacgaaaacaaaGG TTTTACTAATCTGGGTAACACGTGTTATATGAATGCAATTCTTCAAGCCCTTCTGAGCCTCAAAGCGTTTACTATGGATTTGGCAAACGACGCGCTGCTTCGAGCGGTCAATCGTAAATCTTTTTACGG gtGCATGTACCGGCTTATGAGAGACGTCGAGACGGGCGCAATCAAAACCGTTCAAAACATTCATCTCGCCGAATTTAAAAAATGCCTCGAAATGGGATCGTCGAAATTTTCCGGCTACAGCCAACAC GATGCTCACGAGTTCTTAGCCGAATGTCTAAGTCGGCTCGAAGAGGACGTCAAAGGAGTTAATGGGAGGAGTGTTACGGAGGGAGAACAGCGCTCTCCCATATCGTTGAATTTTGAAAGTTGCGTTgaatcgaaaacgacgtgcaAAGA gTGTAAATATGAGACTGAGCTGGAGGAGAGTTAccattcgttttctcttgataTTCCCCAACCGGATGTCTTGCCGAAGCCGTCACTGCAGCTGATGTTGGAACGATACTTCCAG GAtgaagtcgtcgaacgaactTGTCCTCAATGTAGTTGCAAGCGATCGATTCGCAGTCAGAgtttccgtcgtcttccgcgGTACGCTTTTCTACGCGCATTGATGATATTTTTTAATCTTGATAGAATATTGATTCTGCTGGTGAAACGCTACGAAGTGAcggtcgccgacgacggggtggaattgaagaagagatccGATTCCGTGACAATACCTTGTCGAATTGGAGTCGACTCGATTTGCCAGCCATCCGTGGAGAAACCGCCGCAGatgaaaagcaaaag AACGAACGAGAAATTGGAATCCAAATCCGTTACGGAGATGACCGAAGATGAACAGATTGAATTAGCTCTCAAGCAAAGTCTTCTCGAGTCAACTCCAAAGGATGACGAAGGCGCGAAGAAGCAGAACGACAACGGGGGCGGCGCGACGCcggagagcgacgagacggaGAATGATCCCGTCCCTCGAGGAAGTGCCGACTTGACGTATGATTTGGTTAGCGTTGTTAGCCATCTCGGAGAGGCGTCATCAGCTG GCCACTACGTTGCCGACATCTATGACGTTGCAAAGGACGCGTGGAAGTCGTGCAACGACTCCATTGTGTCGAAG ACTTCGGAATCGAGAGTGAGAAAGGAACGTGGGAGTTGCGGctacattttctttttcgcacAAAG GCAAACGCTGTCGTCTCTGAAGTCGAGCTGA
- the LOC136190257 gene encoding ubiquitin carboxyl-terminal hydrolase 37-like isoform X1: MKPLNFSKTFEKFSVGGEVRTGSRSSANRVVPYLGELELVCDDLTTTCIARRSQPRIEKSFQLTDNIKSVQLDDAKLSLYVLLKDGQYFRVASNHMGDQRYKFNRDVKRFSKAMIAIMENDLDAFIDVTGFRAGLSLSKLKKPDLSSRDDDTSKQRKRVHQDKSESALSKRPSPPRKEKENETNSLPDDPLTSHEPTTPENVKKASPLSFYKADRERYASPFDKSLTLDMMTSPPRRHILQQPSTPKRKPHFSARAATLVSKATEPKLRHPPRSLMDGLTKADGGQLKPGFRPLDDASNRALALSQKTNTAMTSLGLHRRDDDDDENKGFTNLGNTCYMNAILQALLSLKAFTMDLANDALLRAVNRKSFYGCMYRLMRDVETGAIKTVQNIHLAEFKKCLEMGSSKFSGYSQHDAHEFLAECLSRLEEDVKGVNGRSVTEGEQRSPISLNFESCVESKTTCKECKYETELEESYHSFSLDIPQPDVLPKPSLQLMLERYFQDEVVERTCPQCSCKRSIRSQSFRRLPRYAFLRALMIFFNLDRILILLVKRYEVTVADDGVELKKRSDSVTIPCRIGVDSICQPSVEKPPQMKSKRYTRTSRSWKHAKYFRRTNEKLESKSVTEMTEDEQIELALKQSLLESTPKDDEGAKKQNDNGGGATPESDETENDPVPRGSADLTYDLVSVVSHLGEASSAGHYVADIYDVAKDAWKSCNDSIVSKTSESRVRKERGSCGYIFFFAQRQTLSSLKSS; this comes from the exons ATGAAACCGCTGAACTTCAGCAAGACGTTCGAGAAGTTTTCCGTTGGCGGCGAAGTTCGCACGggatcgcgatcgtcggcgaatcgcgtcgttccATATCTCGGCGAACTCGAACTCGTTTGCGACGATCTCACCACGACGTGCATCGCACGACGATCACAGCCGCGTATCGAAAAGTCGTTTCAG CTAACTGACAATATCAAGTCGGTtcaactcgacgacgcgaaattGAGCCTCTACGTCCTCTTGAAAGACGGGCAATATTTCCGCGTCGCTTCCAATCACATGGGCGACCAGCGCTACAAGTTCAATCGAGATGTGAAGAGATTCTCGAAGGCTATGATTGCGATCATGGAGAACGATTTGGACGCTTTTATTGACG tgACTGGATTTCGTGCCGGATTGAGTCTATCAAAGTTGAAG AAGCCGGATTTGTCTTCAAGGGACGATGAC ACTTCCaaacaacgaaaacgagTACATCAGGATAAATCGGAG agTGCCTTGTCTAAAAGACCATCTCCACCgcgtaaagaaaaagaaaatgaaactaATTCACTTCCCGACGAC CCTCTGACTTCTCATGAACCAACGACTCCCG aaaacgtcaaaaaagcgtCTCCATTATCATTCTATAAAGCAGATCGAGAACGATACGCGTCTCCCTTCGATAAAAGCTTGACATTAGatatgatgacgtcgccgcctcgaCGTCACATTTTGCAACaaccgtcgacgccgaaacggAAGCCGCACTTCTCGGCGCGGGCGGCGACGTTGGTAAGCAAAGCGACCGAGCCCAAGCTTCGTCATCCTCCGAGGTCCCTAATGGATGGATTGACGAAAGCAGACGGGGGACAACTGAAACCGGGTTTTCGTCCTCTCGATGAtgcgtcgaatcgagcgTTGGCGCTCTCGCAGAAGACGAATaccgcgatgacgtcgcttgGGCTtcatcgacgagacgacgacgacgacgaaaacaaaGG TTTTACTAATCTGGGTAACACGTGTTATATGAATGCAATTCTTCAAGCCCTTCTGAGCCTCAAAGCGTTTACTATGGATTTGGCAAACGACGCGCTGCTTCGAGCGGTCAATCGTAAATCTTTTTACGG gtGCATGTACCGGCTTATGAGAGACGTCGAGACGGGCGCAATCAAAACCGTTCAAAACATTCATCTCGCCGAATTTAAAAAATGCCTCGAAATGGGATCGTCGAAATTTTCCGGCTACAGCCAACAC GATGCTCACGAGTTCTTAGCCGAATGTCTAAGTCGGCTCGAAGAGGACGTCAAAGGAGTTAATGGGAGGAGTGTTACGGAGGGAGAACAGCGCTCTCCCATATCGTTGAATTTTGAAAGTTGCGTTgaatcgaaaacgacgtgcaAAGA gTGTAAATATGAGACTGAGCTGGAGGAGAGTTAccattcgttttctcttgataTTCCCCAACCGGATGTCTTGCCGAAGCCGTCACTGCAGCTGATGTTGGAACGATACTTCCAG GAtgaagtcgtcgaacgaactTGTCCTCAATGTAGTTGCAAGCGATCGATTCGCAGTCAGAgtttccgtcgtcttccgcgGTACGCTTTTCTACGCGCATTGATGATATTTTTTAATCTTGATAGAATATTGATTCTGCTGGTGAAACGCTACGAAGTGAcggtcgccgacgacggggtggaattgaagaagagatccGATTCCGTGACAATACCTTGTCGAATTGGAGTCGACTCGATTTGCCAGCCATCCGTGGAGAAACCGCCGCAGatgaaaagcaaaaggtaCACACGTACGTCTAGATCATGGAAACACGCAAAATATTTTCGTAGAACGAACGAGAAATTGGAATCCAAATCCGTTACGGAGATGACCGAAGATGAACAGATTGAATTAGCTCTCAAGCAAAGTCTTCTCGAGTCAACTCCAAAGGATGACGAAGGCGCGAAGAAGCAGAACGACAACGGGGGCGGCGCGACGCcggagagcgacgagacggaGAATGATCCCGTCCCTCGAGGAAGTGCCGACTTGACGTATGATTTGGTTAGCGTTGTTAGCCATCTCGGAGAGGCGTCATCAGCTG GCCACTACGTTGCCGACATCTATGACGTTGCAAAGGACGCGTGGAAGTCGTGCAACGACTCCATTGTGTCGAAG ACTTCGGAATCGAGAGTGAGAAAGGAACGTGGGAGTTGCGGctacattttctttttcgcacAAAG GCAAACGCTGTCGTCTCTGAAGTCGAGCTGA
- the LOC136190257 gene encoding ubiquitin carboxyl-terminal hydrolase 37-like isoform X2, whose protein sequence is MKPLNFSKTFEKFSVGGEVRTGSRSSANRVVPYLGELELVCDDLTTTCIARRSQPRIEKSFQLTDNIKSVQLDDAKLSLYVLLKDGQYFRVASNHMGDQRYKFNRDVKRFSKAMIAIMENDLDAFIDVTGFRAGLSLSKLKKPDLSSRDDDTSKQRKRVHQDKSESALSKRPSPPRKEKENETNSLPDDPLTSHEPTTPENVKKASPLSFYKADRERYASPFDKSLTLDMMTSPPRRHILQQPSTPKRKPHFSARAATLVSKATEPKLRHPPRSLMDGLTKADGGQLKPGFRPLDDASNRALALSQKTNTAMTSLGLHRRDDDDDENKGFTNLGNTCYMNAILQALLSLKAFTMDLANDALLRAVNRKSFYGCMYRLMRDVETGAIKTVQNIHLAEFKKCLEMGSSKFSGYSQHDAHEFLAECLSRLEEDVKGVNGRSVTEGEQRSPISLNFESCVESKTTCKECKYETELEESYHSFSLDIPQPDVLPKPSLQLMLERYFQDEVVERTCPQCSCKRSIRSQSFRRLPRILILLVKRYEVTVADDGVELKKRSDSVTIPCRIGVDSICQPSVEKPPQMKSKRYTRTSRSWKHAKYFRRTNEKLESKSVTEMTEDEQIELALKQSLLESTPKDDEGAKKQNDNGGGATPESDETENDPVPRGSADLTYDLVSVVSHLGEASSAGHYVADIYDVAKDAWKSCNDSIVSKTSESRVRKERGSCGYIFFFAQRQTLSSLKSS, encoded by the exons ATGAAACCGCTGAACTTCAGCAAGACGTTCGAGAAGTTTTCCGTTGGCGGCGAAGTTCGCACGggatcgcgatcgtcggcgaatcgcgtcgttccATATCTCGGCGAACTCGAACTCGTTTGCGACGATCTCACCACGACGTGCATCGCACGACGATCACAGCCGCGTATCGAAAAGTCGTTTCAG CTAACTGACAATATCAAGTCGGTtcaactcgacgacgcgaaattGAGCCTCTACGTCCTCTTGAAAGACGGGCAATATTTCCGCGTCGCTTCCAATCACATGGGCGACCAGCGCTACAAGTTCAATCGAGATGTGAAGAGATTCTCGAAGGCTATGATTGCGATCATGGAGAACGATTTGGACGCTTTTATTGACG tgACTGGATTTCGTGCCGGATTGAGTCTATCAAAGTTGAAG AAGCCGGATTTGTCTTCAAGGGACGATGAC ACTTCCaaacaacgaaaacgagTACATCAGGATAAATCGGAG agTGCCTTGTCTAAAAGACCATCTCCACCgcgtaaagaaaaagaaaatgaaactaATTCACTTCCCGACGAC CCTCTGACTTCTCATGAACCAACGACTCCCG aaaacgtcaaaaaagcgtCTCCATTATCATTCTATAAAGCAGATCGAGAACGATACGCGTCTCCCTTCGATAAAAGCTTGACATTAGatatgatgacgtcgccgcctcgaCGTCACATTTTGCAACaaccgtcgacgccgaaacggAAGCCGCACTTCTCGGCGCGGGCGGCGACGTTGGTAAGCAAAGCGACCGAGCCCAAGCTTCGTCATCCTCCGAGGTCCCTAATGGATGGATTGACGAAAGCAGACGGGGGACAACTGAAACCGGGTTTTCGTCCTCTCGATGAtgcgtcgaatcgagcgTTGGCGCTCTCGCAGAAGACGAATaccgcgatgacgtcgcttgGGCTtcatcgacgagacgacgacgacgacgaaaacaaaGG TTTTACTAATCTGGGTAACACGTGTTATATGAATGCAATTCTTCAAGCCCTTCTGAGCCTCAAAGCGTTTACTATGGATTTGGCAAACGACGCGCTGCTTCGAGCGGTCAATCGTAAATCTTTTTACGG gtGCATGTACCGGCTTATGAGAGACGTCGAGACGGGCGCAATCAAAACCGTTCAAAACATTCATCTCGCCGAATTTAAAAAATGCCTCGAAATGGGATCGTCGAAATTTTCCGGCTACAGCCAACAC GATGCTCACGAGTTCTTAGCCGAATGTCTAAGTCGGCTCGAAGAGGACGTCAAAGGAGTTAATGGGAGGAGTGTTACGGAGGGAGAACAGCGCTCTCCCATATCGTTGAATTTTGAAAGTTGCGTTgaatcgaaaacgacgtgcaAAGA gTGTAAATATGAGACTGAGCTGGAGGAGAGTTAccattcgttttctcttgataTTCCCCAACCGGATGTCTTGCCGAAGCCGTCACTGCAGCTGATGTTGGAACGATACTTCCAG GAtgaagtcgtcgaacgaactTGTCCTCAATGTAGTTGCAAGCGATCGATTCGCAGTCAGAgtttccgtcgtcttccgcg AATATTGATTCTGCTGGTGAAACGCTACGAAGTGAcggtcgccgacgacggggtggaattgaagaagagatccGATTCCGTGACAATACCTTGTCGAATTGGAGTCGACTCGATTTGCCAGCCATCCGTGGAGAAACCGCCGCAGatgaaaagcaaaaggtaCACACGTACGTCTAGATCATGGAAACACGCAAAATATTTTCGTAGAACGAACGAGAAATTGGAATCCAAATCCGTTACGGAGATGACCGAAGATGAACAGATTGAATTAGCTCTCAAGCAAAGTCTTCTCGAGTCAACTCCAAAGGATGACGAAGGCGCGAAGAAGCAGAACGACAACGGGGGCGGCGCGACGCcggagagcgacgagacggaGAATGATCCCGTCCCTCGAGGAAGTGCCGACTTGACGTATGATTTGGTTAGCGTTGTTAGCCATCTCGGAGAGGCGTCATCAGCTG GCCACTACGTTGCCGACATCTATGACGTTGCAAAGGACGCGTGGAAGTCGTGCAACGACTCCATTGTGTCGAAG ACTTCGGAATCGAGAGTGAGAAAGGAACGTGGGAGTTGCGGctacattttctttttcgcacAAAG GCAAACGCTGTCGTCTCTGAAGTCGAGCTGA
- the LOC136190260 gene encoding CCR4-NOT transcription complex subunit 2-like encodes MAGYRNLSEGFPGFNPFPNPSRTHPDVHSSGLGGMRKPGGGLGDEGDEELGLSGMPGYFNQSGFSQREKELRMGSMYGVTAGSQAAPGGFYNSGLSLAGSGGMRSQFPGRGFAPGPSLSGSSGNLTGLTGSGAPPMAPGSPAANRNPFGMGQHGLLSQGSLGVAPGQQRQGVGMMGGMTAATSRPNRPNHIQLAESQSGRFGSGGSSSLAFYGISQGRQSQGMMSPGLPGLSRDPGSPSHLNPADFPALNRAAGLMGSGSSSALTPSSRNSSYAGFVTRPPEQPQEFQMHNEDFPALPGSRTTETSSTETTLSTTETTRVPFQVPSTLSTAFADTKPVSSFELPNRPPPVGGVIGQKPASVKPTSQPSSLQSQLHQSGLGQQLQLPPQSSSQQLQQPQQQPPPQQQQSLKQAPGAISLPAGMLSDQFGMLGLLTFIRAAETDHNLVALALGSDLTTLGLNLNSAESLYTMFASPFAEAPLRPQDVDYTVPPEYLTSAFIRDKLAGLKLNRYGEDLLFYLYYSSGGDLMQLAAAAELYQREWRYHKEERAWVTHVQGAEPTVKTHTYEQGRYCFFDVNSWRKVQKEFHLQYDKLEERPILPTFSAMTPVGVP; translated from the exons ATGGCAGGCTATAGAAACCTAAGCGAAGGCTTTCCTGGTTTCAATCC ATTTCCTAATCCGTCGCGAACGCATCCAGACGTGCACTCATCAG gcTTAGGCGGTATGAGAAAACCG GGAGGGGGATTGGGagacgaaggagacgaagagctCGGGCTTTCGGGAATGCCCGGATATTTTAATCAGTCCGGTTTCAGTCAACGAGAGAAGGAG cttCGAATGGGAAGTATGTATGGAGTAACAGCAGGGTCACAGGCTGCTCCAGGCGGATTTTACAATTCAg GTCTTTCCTTAGCTGGATCAGGCGGAATGAGATCTCAG TTTCCTGGTCGAGGTTTCGCACCTGGGCCCTCTCTTTCCGGAAGTTCTGGAAATCTGACTGGTTTGACAGGAAGTGGTGCTCCGCCTATGGCTCCTGGATCGCCAGCAGCAAA TCGAAATCCTTTTGGGATGGGACAGCACGGGCTTCTTTCTCAAGGATCGCTGGGAGTTGCTCCTGGTCAGCAGAGACAGGGCGTTGGAATGATGGGCGGAATGACAGCCGCCACTTCAAGACCAAACCGTCCTAATCACATTCAACT GGCTGAATCACAATCGGGTCGTTTTGGATCAGGTGGAAGCTCATCGCTGGCCTTTTATGGTATCTCCCAGGGACGCCAAAGTCAG GGAATGATGAGTCCAGGTCTTCCGGGTCTTA GCAGGGATCCGGGCTCGCCGAGTCATCTTAATCCGGCGGATTTTCCGGCGTTAAATCGAGCTGCAGGACTAATGGGCTCCGGATCATCATCAGCTTTGACTCCATCATCAAGAAACAGCAGCTATG CTGGCTTTGTGACGAGACCGCCTGAACAGCCTCAAGAATTCCAAATGCACAACGAAGACTTCCCGGCTCTTCCTGGTAGCAGAACGACAG AAACGAGTAGcaccgaaacgacgctttCCACGACGGAAACGACTCGCGTTCCATTTCAA GTGCCCTCGACCTTGTCAACGGCTTTCGCCG ACACGAAACCAGTATCATCTTTTGAGCTGCCAAACAG aCCGCCGCCAGTTGGTGGAGTTATTGGGCAGAAGCCAGCATCAGTGAAGCCAACGTCGCAGCCGTCTTCATTACAATCTCAACTCCATCAGTCCGGCTTGGGCCAGCAATTGCAGCTTCCGCCTCAATCAAGTTCTCAGCAGTTGCAGCAGCCACAGcagcagccgccgccgcagcaaCAGCAATCTTTGAAACAGGCGCCAG ggGCTATTAGTTTGCCTGCTGGGATGCTGAGTGATCAGTTTGGCATGTTGGGTTTGCTGACGTTTATTCGGGCTGCCGAAACGGATCATAATCTCGTAGCGCTGGCCTTGGGAAG CGATTTGACTACTTTGGGACTTAATCTGAATTCTGCCGA gagtCTATATACAATGTTTGCATCACCATTCGCCGAAGCTCCACTAAGACCTCAAGATGTTG ACTACACCGTGCCACCAGAATACCTTACAAGCGCTTTTATCAGAGACAAG TTGGCTGGTCTCAAGCTGAATCGTTATGGAGAAGATCTACTCTTCTATCTCTACTATAGCAGCGGTGGCGATCTAATGCAATTAGCGGCTGCTGCAGAACT ATATCAACGAGAGTGGAGGTATCACAAGGAAGAGCGAGCGTGGGTGACGCACGTGCAAGGTGCCGAACCGACGGTCAAAACCCACACGTACGAACAGGGAAGATACTGCttctttgacgtcaattcgtgGCGAAAAGTTCAGAAGGAGTTTCACTTGCAGTACGACAAACTCGAAGAGCGACCCATATTGCCGACGTTTAGCGCGATGACTCCCGTCGGCGTTCCGTGA
- the LOC136190261 gene encoding glutathione hydrolase 1 proenzyme-like, producing MNAYSHAVVATDTPLVSKIGVQVLREMGGTAADAAVAVALCLGVVHFHTSGLGGGGCCIYYDRRSKGTPVAMDFREAAPLAADVVEETMTREGQRERPGILAGVPGELKALERLWQKYGRLEWEVLFEVAAQLADEGFLVSAILERSVAVDYVKASLDAEDADSRCGPLKRALSPNGRFLKKGDTLRRPALAKTLRRIGASGGSDIFYKGELAHIMVNDIKAAGGVLSYEDFASYEVRECNGVESKFNGRKVYGVPPPGGSAVLQYIFNILSELNLGERFDDETRHFITEVFKFAFAERQKLGDNAGVDDVVASLLKPSKAAQVQSKIDPDATFPPEYYCDGDDGIYSLSSDTGTTHFCIVDSDGNAVSLTTSIGWYFGSQVYSDSLGIIYNSEMDNFSYSGGPGFMGLPPSPFNFIAPRKRPQSSLSPIVMLDGNGDIAVVIGASGGLWIPTTIAIALVRYYKYKYSLQDAIDKPRFHHHFLPNHVTVQSDFPASWREGLERRGHRVEVSNLTAVIQAIVRDAESKKLIAACDCRKQGQPEGY from the coding sequence ATGAACGCGTACAGCCACGCCGTCGTTGCGACCGATACTCCACTCGTCTCGAAAATCGGAGTGCAAGTGCTACGCGAAATGGGCGGCACGGCGGCGGACgcggccgtcgccgtcgctctctgTCTCGGCGTCGTGCATTTTCACACGTCCGGCctaggcggcggcggatgtTGCATCTACTATGATCGTCGAAGCAAAGGCACTCCGGTTGCGATGGACTTCAGGGAGGCGGCACCTCTGGCGGCCGACGTTGTCGAGGAAACGATGACGAGGGAGGGTCAGCGGGAGCGGCCGGGCATACTCGCCGGAGTGCCGGGCGAACTGAAAGCGTTGGAACGACTCTGGCAGAAATATGGTCGACTTGAATGGGAAGTGCTGTTTGAAGTCGCCGCCCAGCTTGCAGATGAGGGGTTTCTCGTCTCCGCCATTTTGGAGCGTTCTGTTGCTGTTGATTACGTGAAAGCGTCACTGGATGCCGAAGATGCCGATTCGAGGTGTGGCCCGCTAAAGAGAGCCCTATCGCCTAATGGGCGTTTTCTGAAGAAAGGCGATACTCTGAGACGACCAGCGCTGGCTAAAACACTCCGACGAATTGGAGCTAGTGGAGGATCAGACATCTTCTACAAAGGAGAGCTGGCTCACATTATGGTCAATGATATCAAGGCAGCGGGCGGTGTTTTGTCTTATGAGGATTTTGCTTCCTATGAAGTGAGAGAATGCAATGGTGTGGAGAGCAAATTCAACGGCCGGAAAGTCTACGGTGTTCCACCTCCTGGCGGCAGTGCCGTTCTTCAATATATTTTCAATATTTTGTCAGAATTAAACTTGGGAGaacgatttgacgacgaaactcGGCATTTTATTACAGAAGTGTTCAAATTTGCGTTTGCAGAGCGACAGAAATTAGGCGACAATGCTGGCGtggatgacgtcgtcgcgtcgctgcTGAAACCGTCAAAAGCAGCTCAAGTTCAATCTAAAATCGATCCCGACGCAACGTTTCCTCCCGAGTATTattgcgacggcgacgacggtatTTATTCTCTCTCGTCTGACACGGGCACTACGCATTTTTGTATTGTTGATTCGGATGGAAATGCCGTTTCGTTGACGACAAGCATTGGCTGGTATTTTGGCAGTCAAGTCTACTCGGATTCACTTGGAATCATATACAATTCTGAAATGGATAATTTCTCATATTCTGGTGGGCCTGGCTTTATGGGGTTGCCGCCGAGTCCGTTCAATTTTATTGCGCCAAGAAAAAGGCCTCAGTCATCTCTTTCTCCTATTGTGATGCTGGATGGAAATGGAGACATTGCCGTTGTCATTGGAGCTTCAGGCGGTCTTTGGATTCCAACAACAATTGCCATAGCTCTAGTTCGGTACTACAAGTACAAGTACTCGCTTCAGGATGCTATCGACAAGCCGAGATTTCATCATCATTTTCTTCCTAATCACGTCACTGTTCAGAGTGATTTTCCTGCGAGCTGGAGAGAGGGTCTTGAACGGCGTGGGCATCGTGTGGAGGTTTCTAATCTTACTGCAGTTATTCAGGCGATTGTGAGGGATGCTGAGAGTAAAAAGCTGATTGCTGCTTGTGACTGTCGTAAACAAGGACAGCCAGAAGGATactaa